The following coding sequences are from one Triticum dicoccoides isolate Atlit2015 ecotype Zavitan chromosome 4A, WEW_v2.0, whole genome shotgun sequence window:
- the LOC119286925 gene encoding uncharacterized protein LOC119286925, which produces MQRRRAQTWAGVGKTAQAAAAHAALFCFTLLLALRVDGRTDSSWWIIFIPLWLFHGVAARGRFSMPAPSLPHGRHWAPCHSVVAAPLLIAFELLLCIYLESLRVKNHPAVDMKIVFLPLLTFEVIILVDNFRMCKALMPGDEESMSDEAIWETLPHFWVAISMVFLIAATTFTLLKLSGDVGALGWWDLFINYGIAECFAFLVCTRWFNPMIHRPPTHGEASSSSSAIRYRDWESGLVLPSLEDHEQERICGLPDIGGHLMKIPLVVFQVLLCMRLEGTPPSARYIPIFALFSPLFILQGAGVLFSIGRLVEKVVLLLRNGPVSPNYLTVSSKVRDCFAFLHHGSRLLGWWSIDEGSKEEQARLFYTESNGYNTFSGYPPEVVKKMPKKDLAEEVWRLQAALGEQSEITKSTQQEYERLQNEKVLCRICYEGEICMVILPCRHRTLCKSCAEKCKRCPICRNPIEERMAVYDV; this is translated from the exons ATGCAGCGGCGGCGGGCGCAGACGTGGGCGGGGGTGGGGAAgacggcgcaggcggcggcggcgcacgccgCGCTCTTCTGCTTCACGCTCCTCCTCGCGCTCAGGGTCGACGGCCGCACCGACTCCTCCTGGTG GATTATATTCATCCCGCTATGGCTATTTCATGGAGTGGCTGCCCGTGGAAGGTTTTCAATGCCGGCCCCTTCATTACCTCATGGGCGTCAT TGGGCTCCTTGTCATTCTGTTGTTGCAGCACCATTGCTAATCGCATTCGAGCTGCTTCTTTGCATATATCTTGAAAGTTTAAGAG TTAAGAATCATCCAGCTGTTGACATGAAGATCGTGTTCCTTCCTCTGCTGACTTTTGAAGTGATTATTCTTGTTGACAATTTTAG AATGTGTAAAGCTCTAATGCCAGGGGATGAAGAAAGCATGAGCGACGAAGCTATTTGGGAGACGCTTCCT CATTTCTGGGTCGCAATCTCTATGGTGTTTCTTATAGCTGCGACAACCTTCACGCTTCTCAAGTTATCTG GTGATGTTGGTGCCTTGGGATGGTGGGATTTATTTATAAATTATGG GATCGCAGAGTGTTTTGCTTTTCTTGTTTGTACAAGATGGTTTAATCCCATGATTCATAGGCCTCCTACTCATGGGGAGGCTAGCTCATCATCATCAGCTATTAGATATCGTGATTGGGAGAGTGGTCTTGTCCTCCCATCACTAGAAGACCATGAACAAGAGAGGATTTGTGGTCTTCCAGACATAGGAGGTCATCTCATGAAAATACCGCTGGTGGTTTTCCAAGTTTTGCTTTGTATGCGGTTGGAG GGTACACCACCTAGCGCTCGCTACATTCCAATATTTGCTCTTTTCTCCCCACTATTTATTCTACAAGGAGCTGGTGTCCTTTTCTCGATAGGAAGATTGGTGGAGAAAGTTGTTTTGCTATTGCGTAATGGACCAGTTAGTCCGAATTACCTTACAGTATCATCAAAAGTCCGTGACTGTTTCGCTTTTCTTCATCACGGGTCAAG GCTTCTTGGTTGGTGGTCTATTGATGAAGGGAGCAAGGAAGAGCAAGCTCGGCTGTTTTATACTGAATCTAACGG GTACAATACATTCTCTGGTTACCCACCTGAGGTAGTAAAGAAAATGCCCAAGAAGGATTTAGCAGAAGAG GTTTGGAGACTCCAGGCAGCGTTGGGAGAGCAATCTGAAATCACCAAGTCTACCCAGCAGGAATATGAAAGGCTTCAAAAT GAGAAGGTACTTTGTAGGATTTGCTACGAGGGAGAAATATGCATGGTCATACTTCCCTGTCGGCACAGAACGTTATGCAA GTCATGTGCTGAGAAGTGCAAAAGATGTCCAATCTGCCGTAACCCCATCGAGGAGCGCATGGCTGTATATGATGTTTAA